In Thermosphaera sp., the sequence AAATCCTTATGGAGTCGCTAGGTAAGTATAGAGAGAACATTTTGAATGGGCCTATTGGGAGAACATTACTCTGGCTTGGATTACCCCTAATGCTGGTCCAGCTGGTGAATATCTCGTACAATCTAGTCGACTCCTTTTGGCTCAGCAGGTACAATGAAATAGCTCTCGCTGTTCCGCGACAGGTCTGGCCGACTTTCATGTTTCTAAATTCGATCATACATGGGTTAATGACTGCAAATCTCGCAATAATCAGCCAGCTAATAGGGGGCAGGAGGTACGATGAAGCACACAAGACCGTTTCACAATTCATAACTGTTGCATTAGTCCTCAATATCGGTCTAGCGATAGCTTACTTCTATTCTAGACCATACATCTTTAAACATCTTGTTCAAACCCCTCTAGCCCTCTACGATGACGTTCTTGGATACTCAGGTGTAATATCCCTAGACATAATTCTCTCGGCTCTAACACTATCATACTCGACTATTCTTCAATCAATAGGCGATACAAGGACACCTGCATACGTGAATCTAGTTGCAGCCTTCACCAATTTCATCCTAGATCCTCCATTTATAATAGGCCTCAGCATTAATGAATCCCTCGTAATACCCCCTATGGGTGCTGTTGGAGCCGCTGTCGCCACAGTGCTTTCTAGGTTTGCGGGACTGGCCGCGCTGATACTATTCCTGAGAAGGCGATACCCGTACCTGGCTCCCCGCCTCACTAGAAGATTAGATAAGAACTGGGTTTTGATGA encodes:
- a CDS encoding MATE family efflux transporter, whose translation is MESLGKYRENILNGPIGRTLLWLGLPLMLVQLVNISYNLVDSFWLSRYNEIALAVPRQVWPTFMFLNSIIHGLMTANLAIISQLIGGRRYDEAHKTVSQFITVALVLNIGLAIAYFYSRPYIFKHLVQTPLALYDDVLGYSGVISLDIILSALTLSYSTILQSIGDTRTPAYVNLVAAFTNFILDPPFIIGLSINESLVIPPMGAVGAAVATVLSRFAGLAALILFLRRRYPYLAPRLTRRLDKNWVLMSLKIGAPVTLMMSSNSLAFMFQNALINQYGEFVAAAAAIGFLLMDLADAFLWGFTSSVAVMIGQSLGANLTNRAKRVARIASLYISVSTGIAALIVYVFRNYFIGIFAQNSIVYEEAQRFVALFLPSLPFFTLFFIGMSVGRGAGKTLIPTIIGMVRLWGIRLALGYFLSFTMGLGTMGIWISMAISNYLSGIAMYLWVHNGSWAISLFASQEKIGKMGIGNRVMNK